TGCACGGATCGACTCACGACGATAACGAGAACGTAACGGGTCTAGTCCAAGCTTGGGGCCCAGTTCACCCTCCCGTTGCCGTACCGATCCGTTCAGGCCACCCGTGCCGAGGAGCGTTGCCGTCGTGAGAGTCATCGTCGTAGGAGCCGGCGTGGTGGGAACCATGCACGCCTGGCACGCAGTGGAACGCGGCCACGAGGTCGTACAGATCGAGCGCGAAAGCGAGGCTCGCGGGGCATCGCTCCGCAATTTCGGACAGATTTGGGTCAGCGGCCGGGCCGGCGGCGAGGAGCTGGAGACCGCGCTCCGCGCCCGCGAGCTGTGGGAGTCCCTCGGTGAGCGGGTGCCGGGACTCGGCTTCCGGGCCTGCGGCTCGCTCACCCCGGTGCGCACCGCACGGGAGACCGCCGTCGCCGAAGCGGCCGTCGCCCGTCCCGACGCGGCGGCCCGCGGCTACAAGCTGCTCACCGCCGGTGAGGCCAGGGCGGTCAACCCCGCCCTGCGCGGCGACTTCACCGCCGCGCTGTGGTGCGAGCGGGACGCGGCCGTCGAACCGCGCACCGCCCAACGTGCCCTGAAGCAGGAGCTGCTGGCCTCCGGCCGCTACACCTACCTCGGCGGCCGCGAGGTGCGCGAGGTCGTCGGCACCGCATCCGTCCGTGACGACCACGGCGACGTCCACACCGGCGACGCCGTCGTCCTCGCCACCGGCGCCTGGCTCGGCGGCCTCGTCCGCGAACTGGCCGGACCGGATCTGCCCGTGCGCCGGGTCCGCCTCCAGATGATGCAGACCGACCCGCTCGGCGAACCGCTCACCACCTCCGTCGCCGACGCCGACAGCTTCCGCTACTACCCGGCCTACCGCGGCGAGGCGCTCGACGCGCTCAACACCGGCCAGGCCCAGACCCCCACCGCCGCCGAGCACCGGATGCAGCTCCTGATGGTGCAGCGCCGCGACGGCGGACTGACCATCGGCGACACCCACGAGTACGAACACCCCTTCTCCTTCGACACCGTCGAGGAGCCCTACGAGCACCTCACCGCGGTCGTCGAGTCCTTCCTCGGCCGCCCGCTGCCGAGGATCCGCCGCCGCTGGGCCGGGGTCTACGCCCAGTGCACCGACACCACCCGCGTCGTCCACCGCCAGCAGGTGCGGGACGGCGTCTGGCTCGTCACCGGGCCCGGCGGACGCGGCATGACCTGCTCGCCCGCCATCGCCGAAACAACCGCCAACGAACTGGGCTGGTGAAGACGTTGAACCACGACTCCAAGCTGAATCTGATCGTCCTCGACATGGCGGGCACCACCGTCGCCGACGGCGGCCTCGTCGAGCAGGCCTTCTCCGCCGCTGCCGCACGCCTCGGCGTGGAGCCCGGCTCCGCCGACCACGCCGGGAAGCTCGACTACGTACGCGCCACCATGGGCGAGTCCAAGATCACCGTCTTCCGCCACCTGTTCGGCGAGGAGGCCCTGGCCCAGCGGGCCAACGCCGCCTTCGAGGAGGCGTACGGAGAACTGGTCGACGGCGGCCGCATCGCCCCCGTCCCCGGTGCCCGCGAGGCCATCGAGGAGCTCACGTCCGAGGGCCGGACCGTGGCCCTGTCCACCGGCTTCGCCCGCGCCACCCAGGACGCGATCCTCGCCGCACTCGGCTGGCAGGACCTGGTCGCCCTGACCCTCTGCCCCGCCGACGCGGGCGGCCGCGGCCGCCCCTACCCGGACATGGTCCTCGCCGCGTTCCTGCGCACCGGGGCGGTGGATGACGTCCGCCGGACCGTCGTCGCGGGGGACACCTCGTACGACATGCTCAGCGGCGTACGCGCCGGCGCCGGCATCGTCGCGGGCGTCCTCACCGGCGCCCACGACAAGGACCAGCTGACCCGCAGCGGAGCCACCCACGTCCTCGGCTCCGTCGCCGAACTGCCCGGCCTGATCGCGCGGGCCGAGGCATGACGGGCGGGGCCGAAGCCGTCCGCAGCGGCATCAGGTTCGACGGGGTCAGCGTCGCCTACGGCGGCAACGTCGTCCTCGACCGGCTCGACCTGACCGTCGAACCCGGCGAGGTCATGGCCCTCCTCGGCCCCTCCGGATCCGGCAAGACGACCGCCCTGCGCGCCGTCGCCGGATTCGTCCGGCCCGCGGCCGGGCGGGTGTTCATCGGCGACCGCGATGTCACCGCCCTGCCGCCGCACAAGCGCGGCATCGGCATGGTCGTCCAGCAGTACGCCCTCTTCCCGCACCTGCGGGTCCAGGACAACGTCGCCTTCGGCCTGAAGGCGCAGAAGGCAGACAAGGCCGGGATCCCGGGACGGGTCGCCGAGGCACTCGAACTCGTCGGCATGGGGGACTACGCCAGGCGCTACCCGCGCGAGCTCTCCGGCGGCCAGCAGCAGCGCGTCGCCATCGCCCGCGCCCTCGCCATCCGCCCCGGCGTCCTGCTGCTCGACGAGCCGCTCTCCGCGCTCGACGCCCAGCTGCGCTCCGGGATGCTGACCGAACTGGCCCGGTTGCACCGTGAACTCCCGGACGTCTCCATCCTGTACGTCACCCACGACCAGGTCGAGGCGCTGACCCTCGCCGACCGGATCGCCGTCATGGACAAGGCCCGGCTCCAGGACTGCGGCACCCCGCAGGAGCTGTACCGGCGTCCCCGTACGGAGTTCACCGCCTCGTTCGTCGGCAACGCGAACCTGCTCCCGGTCACCGTCGCCGAGGCCGCCGACACCGTCGACTTCGCCGGGCACGCGCTTGCCGTGCCGACGGGTTCGGTGGCCGGCGGTGTCACCGCGACGCTCTGCGTCCGGCCGCATCTGGTCGGGCTCGGGGACGGGCCCAACGCGCTGACCGGGACGATCTCGGAGGTCCAGTGGCGGGGGTCCACGCACCGGCTGTACGTCGACGTCGACGGGCACCGCATCAAGGCGGACCTGCGCGAACTGCGGGAGACGCCCGCGCTGGGGGACAAGGCGACGCTGCACTTCGCGGCGGACGACGGGGTGCTGCTGCCCGCGGGGGCGGGGGTGTCCCATGGCTAGCGTGGTGACCGGGGACGTACGCCCGGCCGCGTCCGCCGGCAGGCCCGTCCTCAAACGCCGGACGGGCTGGAAAGGTCCGGCCTGGGCGCTGCCCCCCGTGGCCGTGCTCGCCGTCGTGTTCCTCTACCCCCTCCTCCTCGTCGTCCAACAGTCCTTCAGCCCCGACGAGGGCGGTACCTCGCTCGCGCCGTACGCCGACGTCTTCGCCTCCGCGTCCTTCCGGTCGGCCCTCACCACCACCGTGTGGCTCGCCGCCGGTTCGACCGTGGGATGTCTCGTCCTCGGATTCGTCCTCGCCCTGGTCATTGCCTTCGTGCCGTTCCCCGGCGCCAAGGCCGTCGCCCGGTTCGTCGACGTCTTCCTCTCCTTCCCCTCCTTCCTGATCACGCTCGCGCTGCTGTTCATCTACGGCAACGCGGGCATGGCCAACGGCGTCTGGACCGGCGTCACGGGAGCGGCCGACGGGCCCTTCCACTTCCTCACCACCCCGTGGGGCGTACTCCTCGCCGAGATCACCTACTTCACCCCGTTCGTGATGCGCCCCCTGCTCGCCGCCTTCTCCCAGCTCGACACCGCACAGCTGGAGGTGGCGTCCTCGCTCGGCGCCGGACCCGCCCGGATCGTGCGGCAGGTGATCCTCCCCGAGGCGCTCCCGGCGCTTCTCGCGGGCGGCAGCCTCGTCCTCGTGATGTGCCTCAACGAGTTCGGCATCGTGCTCTTCACCGGTGCGAAAGGGGTTACCACCCTGCCGATGCTCGTCTACAGCAAGGCGATCCTGGAGTCCGACTACCCGGCCGCCTGCGTCGTCGCCGTCGTCAACATCGCGATCTCCGTCGGTCTCTACAGCCTGTACCGGGCGGTGAGCCGCCGTGCTGGTGCATAGCCGTACCGGGAAGTGGGCCACCTGGGCCGTCTTCCTCCTGCTCTTCGTCCCGCTGTTCGCGGTGCCGCTGATGGTCGTCCTCGCGGCCTCGTTCGCCACGAACTGGTCCGGCGCCTTCCCCTCCGGACCCACCCTCGACCACTACGACGCGGCCACCGCGGGCGATTCCCTCCAGGCCCTCACCACGAGCCTGGTCACCGCCGTCACCGCGAGCCTGGCCGCCCTCACCCTCGGCACCTGGGCCGCGCTCGCCGCGGCCTCGCTGGGGCGCCGCGGCAAACGGCTCCTCGACGCACTGTTCATGCTGCCGGTCGCCGTGCCGTCCGTCGTCGTCGGACTCGCCGTACTCGTCGCGTTCAGCCGGCCGCCGGTGCTGCTCAACGGGACGCGCTGGATCGTGATCCTCGCGCACACCGTCCTTGTCACGGCGTTCGCCTACACGTCGGTCTCGGCCGCGGCAGTTCGTCTCGACCCGATGTACGCACAGGCGGCCGCCAGTCTCGGCGCCCGGCCCTCGTACGTGCTGCTGCGCGTCAGGCTGCCGCTCCTGCTGCCGTCTCTCACGGCGGCCGCAGGGCTCTGCTTCGCCCTGTCGATGGGTGAGTTGAGCGCCACGATGATGCTCTACCCGCCGGACTGGACACCCCTCCCCGTGCAGATCTTCGCGGCCACCGACCGCGGCTCGCTCTTCACCGGAGCGGCCGTCGCGGTGGTCCTGATGGCGGCGACGCTGCTCGTGCTGTTCGCGGTCTCCCGCATCCGCACCCGAGCCTCCTACCGCTGACCTCCCGCAACGCCACGCCCTTCCAGGAGATACGACTGCCATGCGCAAGAACCACCTCAGGCCCCTAGCCGCCGTCACCGGCGCGCTCGCCCTCGCCGCCACCCTCTCCGCCTGCGGCGGCTCCTCGGCCGCGTCCGACGAGAAGGTCGTCACCGTCTACAGCGCCGACGGCCTCAAGGGCGAGAACGGCGACGGCTGGTACGACAAGGTCTTCAAGGACTTCGAGAAGGAGACCGGCATCAAGGTCGAGTACGTGGAGGGCGGCTCCGGCGAGATGGTGCAGCGCGCCGTCCGCGAGACGTCCAACACCCAGGCCGATGTGCTCGTCACCCTCCCGCCGTTCATCCAGCAGGCCGACACCAAAGGACTCCTCCAGGCGTACGAGCCGGCCGGCTCCGACCAGGTGGAGAGCGCCGGCAAGGCGTCCGACGGGAAGTGGACCTCCGTCGTCAACAACTACTTCGGCTTCGTCTACAACAAGAAGGAGCTGACCACCCCGCCCGCCACCTGGGAGGAGCTCCTCGACGGGAAGTACGACGAGAAGGTCCAGTACTCCACCCCGGGCATCGCCGGTGACGGTACGGCCGTGCTCATCAAGGCCATGCACGACTTCGGCGGCAAGGAGCCGGCGATGGCCTACCTGAAGAAGCTCCAGTCCAACAACGTCGGCCCGTCCGCCTCCACCGGCAAGCTCGCCCCCAAGGTCGACAAGGGTGAACTCCTCGCCGCCAACGGCGATGTCCAGATGAACTACGCCCAGTCCAAGGACATGCCGAACCTCGGCATCTGGTTCCCCGCGAAGGCCGGCGGCAAGCCCACCACCTTCGCGCTGCCGTACGCCGCCGGGCTGGTCACCAAGGCCCCGCACAGCGCCAACGGCAAGAAGCTGCTCGACTTCATGCTCGCCGAGCAGGCCCAGAAGGACGTCAGCGAGATCGGCGGCGGGTTCGCCGCCCGCAAGGACATCGAGGCGACCGACGCCAACGCGGCAGCGCTCACCAAGCTGATGGACGGGGTCGAGGTCTTCGAGCCGGACTGGTCCGACATCGGGACCAACCTGGACACGTACGTGGACGCCTGGAAGTCGGCCACCGGAAGCTGACCGTTGCCGGACGATTCACCGCAGGGGTCTGGACCTCCGACGGATCATCGCGAAAGGATAACGGGTCTAGGCCCAAGCTCAACTCCCCTGTGGCCAACAGGGATGTGAGCACGTTCCCCGTGCGCCCCCACCACTCCGACGGAGAATCTCGTGACCTCAGGCATGTCCCGCCGCGCTCTTCTCATGAGCGCGGCCGCCCTCGCCGCCGCAGGACCCCTCGCCACCGCCACGGCCGCCCGCGCCGCCGCCCGTACGCCCAAGGTCCTGGTCATCGGTCTGGACGGCGCCCTGCTGAACAGGATCAAGGACGCGGACGCACCCCACCTCGACGCACTGATGTCGGCCGGACTCACCTCGGTCAGCCCGCTCTACGCCGATCCGATGGCACCCACCCTGTCCGGTCCGGGCTGGTCCACGATCATCACCGGCGTCTGGCCCGACAAGCATCACGTCAAGGACAACGCCTTCACCGGCAACGCCTTCGCGCAGTACCCCGACTTCCTCACCCGGATCGAGACGGCGAAGCCCTCGCTCTCGACGTACGCCGTCGCCTCCTGGAACCCGGTCACCGACACGATCTTCTCCGCGAAGGTCGACACCCGGGTCTCCACCCCGGACGCCGAGTACGACACCGGCACCACGAGCAGGGCCGCCGCCGAGCTGGCCGGCGGCAACCGCGACGCGGTCTTCGTCCACCTCGACAACGTCGACCACGCGGGGCACAGTTACGGCGCCGCGAGCAGCCAGTACCTGGACGCCATCCACGGCGTCGACACCCAGGTCGGCCAACTGGTCGCGGCGGTACGGGGCCGGTCCACGTACGGCTCCGAGGACTGGCTCATCATGGTCACCGCCGACCACGGGCACACCGACGCGGGCGGCCACGGCGGCTCCAGCGCGGCCGAGCGGCAGACCTTCCTGCTGGCGAGCGGCGGCTCCATCACCCCGGGCTCCACCCGGTACGACATCAAGATGCCGGACGTCGCGGCCTCCGCCCTCGCCCACCTGGGCATAGCCGTGAACCCGGCCTGGGGACTCGACGGCCGGCCGCTCCAGCAGCCCACCCCCGACGCCTTCGACGCCCTGCGCCCGCAGTTGCAGACCAGGGCCGACGAGACGGGCATCGGCAGCGCGGTCGTCGGCTTCACCCACACCCCGCCCGCCGGATGGGCCGTCGACAACAGCGCGATGGGCACCGGCGGCGTCACCGAATGGCGCGGCTGGACCTTCACCACCGATGAGTTCTGGACCTCCGCCGAACGCGGCCAGTGGCGCGAGACCAATGTCCGGGCCCGGAACGTCTTCGCGGTCGCCGACGGCGACGAGTGGGTCGACAAGGACTACACGGGCACCTTCGACTCCACCCTGATCAGCCCCGCCTGGCAGGTCCGGGGCGGTCGCACCGCCACCCTCGCCTACACCAGCCACTACCGTCAGGAGGACCCGCAGAAGGGCGAGGTCCTGGTCTCCTACGACGGAGGCACGCCCGTCACGGTGAGGACGTACACCGCGGACACCGTCTCGAAGGCCGAATCGATCAGCCTTCAGGTCCCGGCCGGAGTCACCACCGCCCAGGTCCGGTTCCGGTACACCGGGGGCAACAACTGGTTCTGGGTCGTCGACGGTGTGCGGATCACCTCCGGCTGATCAGGGGCCGGGGCTGACCCTCTAAAATCGGGGGCGTCGGCGCTGCACAACGCGGTGCCGCCGGCGTCCCCGCATTTGGCGTACGGCAACTGGAGTCCCACATGGCAGAGCGCAAGCCGATCTCGTCCTGGCTCACCGACATGGACGGAGTCCTCATCCACGAGGGGACGCCGATCCCGGGCGCGGATGCCTTCATCAAGCGGCTGCGGGAATCCGGGCTGCCCTTCCTGGTCCTCACCAACAACTCGATCTACACCGCGCGCGACCTGCACGCCCGGCTGAAGCGCATGGGCCTCGACGTGCCCGTCGAGAACATCTGGACCTCCGCGCTCGCCACCGCCCAGTTCCTGGACGACCAGCGGCCCGGCGGCACGGCGTATGTCATCGGCGAGGCCGGGCTCACCACCGCGCTGCACGACATCGGCTACGTCCTCACCGACCACGAGCCCGACTACGTGGTGCTCGGCGAGACGCGTACGTACTCCTTCGAGGCGCTCACCAAGGCGATCCGGCTGATCAACGGCGGCGCCCGCTTCATCTGCACCAATCCGGACGAGACCGGCCCCTCCGCCGAGGGCCCGCTGCCCGCGACCGGCTCCGTCGCCGCCCTCATCACCAAGGCGACCGGTAAGGCCCCGTACTTCGCGGGCAAGCCCAACCCGCTGATGATGCGCACCGGGCTCAACGCGATCGGCGCCCACTCCGAGTCCAGCGCCATGATCGGCGACCGGATGGACACCGATGTGCTCGCCGGTCTTGAGGCGGGCATGCAGACCTTCCTGGTGCTGACCGGGCTCACCACGGTGGCGGACATCGACAAGTACCCGTTCCGGCCGTCCACGGTCGTCGAATCCATCGCCGACCTGGTCGAGCTCATCGACGTGAGCTGACGCCGGACCCGGACCCGGGGGGCGGGGCAGCGGCCCGTACGGCCGCTGCCCCCACACTCCACCGGCCCAGTGCCCGGCCCCTGCGGATGCGGAAAGCCGGTGGCCGCGTGAACCTTCCATAAGGAGGTTCACGATGCGTTCAATACCCCTCACGTTCTGTGCCGCCGCGGTGGTCGCGGCGACCCTGATGCCCGCTTCCGTCGCCCTGGCCAATTCCGACTCCGACCACGAGGACTCACGGTCCCGGGCCACCCTCACCGTCTCCCCGTCCTCCGTCTCCCCGGGCGGTGAGGTCGACCTGGAGGTCGCCGGCTGCAAGGGCAAGGAGGCCAAGGGGAGCTCCGACGCCTTCGTCTCCGAGGCGCGCTTCTCGCCCGGTGACGACCGGACGCTCTTCGCCGAGGCCCGGGTCCGCTCGGACGCCGAGCCCGGCGACTACGACGTCCAGGCCGTCTGCAAGGACGACAAGCACACCAAGGTGTCCGCCGTCCTGACCGTCGTCCACCGCAACCGGCCCATGCCCGTCGCCCCGGTCCGCGCGGGTGGCGGAGGCACCGCCGTACTCGCCGACCAGGCCGCCCAGCAGGACGGACCCGGCACCGTTCACGCGGTGATCGGCCTCGCCCTGGCCGCCGTCGCGGCCGTCGCCGTCGCCTTCCGCAGCGTGCGACGCCGCCGCCCGGCCGCCGACTGACGTGTCCGCCTCGGACCGCCCGGCGGGGCACGGCAGGCTGCTCACCGGAGTGGCCTGGGCCGTGCTGCTGCTGGGCCTGTGGCTCTGGGGCCGCGGCATCACCGGCGGCTCCGGCGCCAGTTCCGCCCCGACCACCGGCGATGTCGCCGCGGTCGGGCGACCCCTCGGCGTGCCGCTGCCCCCGGCCCATGACCCGATCGAGGGCGTCGCGCCGCGGAGCGTCGAGATCCCGTCGATCGGGATCTCGGCCCCCGTGGTCCCGCGGGGCCTGGACGCGGAGGGGGCGATCACACCGCCGTCCTTCGACACACCCCAGACGGTGGGCTGGTACGGCAGCGGCACCGAGCCCGGCGCCAAGGGCCCGGCCCTCTTCGTCGGCCACGTCGACACCGAGACCAAGCCGGCCGTCTTCTACGGGCTCAGCGCGGCCCGCCCCGGCGCCAAGGTCGAGGTGACCCGGACCGACGGCACCGTCGCCGAGTTCACCATCGACGACGTCCAGGTCTTCACCCGCGAACGCTTCAACGCCCAGAAGGCGTACGGCCCCCGCCAGGACGGCCGGGCCGAGCTCCGGCTGATCACCTGCGGCGGCACGTACGACCGTGCGTCGAAGTCGTACACGGCGAACGTCGTCGTCTCGGCCTATCTGACGGGCGAGAAGTCGCGGGAGAAGGTTCAGGAGGCGGCGCAGAAGGAGGCGGGCGCGCCGGCCGGCGGCTGACCTCTTCGGTACCCGGCCCGGCCGGCTGCCCGGTTCTCCGGGCGCCGGCCGGGCCGGTCCTCGACCGCGGGGCGCGGGCCGCGGGAGTGGCCCGGCGCGGACACGGGAGGTCGGTGGCGTCCGGGTCCGCCGCACGTCCCACTGTAGGGGGCGCGAACTCCCGGCGCACAGAGCATTTCTGACGGTACGTCGATAACCGGTCACCCTCCGCACGCGGACAGGCCGGGCAGAGGGTGGTGAACCCGCCGTAACAGCTCTTCGACGATGTCGTGAGGGGCCGGGCCGGTCCCGGCCC
This genomic interval from Streptomyces sp. NBC_00464 contains the following:
- a CDS encoding HAD-IIA family hydrolase; the encoded protein is MAERKPISSWLTDMDGVLIHEGTPIPGADAFIKRLRESGLPFLVLTNNSIYTARDLHARLKRMGLDVPVENIWTSALATAQFLDDQRPGGTAYVIGEAGLTTALHDIGYVLTDHEPDYVVLGETRTYSFEALTKAIRLINGGARFICTNPDETGPSAEGPLPATGSVAALITKATGKAPYFAGKPNPLMMRTGLNAIGAHSESSAMIGDRMDTDVLAGLEAGMQTFLVLTGLTTVADIDKYPFRPSTVVESIADLVELIDVS
- a CDS encoding 2-aminoethylphosphonate ABC transporter substrate-binding protein, coding for MRKNHLRPLAAVTGALALAATLSACGGSSAASDEKVVTVYSADGLKGENGDGWYDKVFKDFEKETGIKVEYVEGGSGEMVQRAVRETSNTQADVLVTLPPFIQQADTKGLLQAYEPAGSDQVESAGKASDGKWTSVVNNYFGFVYNKKELTTPPATWEELLDGKYDEKVQYSTPGIAGDGTAVLIKAMHDFGGKEPAMAYLKKLQSNNVGPSASTGKLAPKVDKGELLAANGDVQMNYAQSKDMPNLGIWFPAKAGGKPTTFALPYAAGLVTKAPHSANGKKLLDFMLAEQAQKDVSEIGGGFAARKDIEATDANAAALTKLMDGVEVFEPDWSDIGTNLDTYVDAWKSATGS
- a CDS encoding 2-aminoethylphosphonate ABC transporter permease subunit, which translates into the protein MASVVTGDVRPAASAGRPVLKRRTGWKGPAWALPPVAVLAVVFLYPLLLVVQQSFSPDEGGTSLAPYADVFASASFRSALTTTVWLAAGSTVGCLVLGFVLALVIAFVPFPGAKAVARFVDVFLSFPSFLITLALLFIYGNAGMANGVWTGVTGAADGPFHFLTTPWGVLLAEITYFTPFVMRPLLAAFSQLDTAQLEVASSLGAGPARIVRQVILPEALPALLAGGSLVLVMCLNEFGIVLFTGAKGVTTLPMLVYSKAILESDYPAACVVAVVNIAISVGLYSLYRAVSRRAGA
- a CDS encoding TIGR03364 family FAD-dependent oxidoreductase; its protein translation is MRVIVVGAGVVGTMHAWHAVERGHEVVQIERESEARGASLRNFGQIWVSGRAGGEELETALRARELWESLGERVPGLGFRACGSLTPVRTARETAVAEAAVARPDAAARGYKLLTAGEARAVNPALRGDFTAALWCERDAAVEPRTAQRALKQELLASGRYTYLGGREVREVVGTASVRDDHGDVHTGDAVVLATGAWLGGLVRELAGPDLPVRRVRLQMMQTDPLGEPLTTSVADADSFRYYPAYRGEALDALNTGQAQTPTAAEHRMQLLMVQRRDGGLTIGDTHEYEHPFSFDTVEEPYEHLTAVVESFLGRPLPRIRRRWAGVYAQCTDTTRVVHRQQVRDGVWLVTGPGGRGMTCSPAIAETTANELGW
- a CDS encoding ABC transporter permease, producing MLVHSRTGKWATWAVFLLLFVPLFAVPLMVVLAASFATNWSGAFPSGPTLDHYDAATAGDSLQALTTSLVTAVTASLAALTLGTWAALAAASLGRRGKRLLDALFMLPVAVPSVVVGLAVLVAFSRPPVLLNGTRWIVILAHTVLVTAFAYTSVSAAAVRLDPMYAQAAASLGARPSYVLLRVRLPLLLPSLTAAAGLCFALSMGELSATMMLYPPDWTPLPVQIFAATDRGSLFTGAAVAVVLMAATLLVLFAVSRIRTRASYR
- a CDS encoding alkaline phosphatase family protein; its protein translation is MSRRALLMSAAALAAAGPLATATAARAAARTPKVLVIGLDGALLNRIKDADAPHLDALMSAGLTSVSPLYADPMAPTLSGPGWSTIITGVWPDKHHVKDNAFTGNAFAQYPDFLTRIETAKPSLSTYAVASWNPVTDTIFSAKVDTRVSTPDAEYDTGTTSRAAAELAGGNRDAVFVHLDNVDHAGHSYGAASSQYLDAIHGVDTQVGQLVAAVRGRSTYGSEDWLIMVTADHGHTDAGGHGGSSAAERQTFLLASGGSITPGSTRYDIKMPDVAASALAHLGIAVNPAWGLDGRPLQQPTPDAFDALRPQLQTRADETGIGSAVVGFTHTPPAGWAVDNSAMGTGGVTEWRGWTFTTDEFWTSAERGQWRETNVRARNVFAVADGDEWVDKDYTGTFDSTLISPAWQVRGGRTATLAYTSHYRQEDPQKGEVLVSYDGGTPVTVRTYTADTVSKAESISLQVPAGVTTAQVRFRYTGGNNWFWVVDGVRITSG
- a CDS encoding class F sortase — encoded protein: MSASDRPAGHGRLLTGVAWAVLLLGLWLWGRGITGGSGASSAPTTGDVAAVGRPLGVPLPPAHDPIEGVAPRSVEIPSIGISAPVVPRGLDAEGAITPPSFDTPQTVGWYGSGTEPGAKGPALFVGHVDTETKPAVFYGLSAARPGAKVEVTRTDGTVAEFTIDDVQVFTRERFNAQKAYGPRQDGRAELRLITCGGTYDRASKSYTANVVVSAYLTGEKSREKVQEAAQKEAGAPAGG
- a CDS encoding phosphonatase-like hydrolase is translated as MKTLNHDSKLNLIVLDMAGTTVADGGLVEQAFSAAAARLGVEPGSADHAGKLDYVRATMGESKITVFRHLFGEEALAQRANAAFEEAYGELVDGGRIAPVPGAREAIEELTSEGRTVALSTGFARATQDAILAALGWQDLVALTLCPADAGGRGRPYPDMVLAAFLRTGAVDDVRRTVVAGDTSYDMLSGVRAGAGIVAGVLTGAHDKDQLTRSGATHVLGSVAELPGLIARAEA
- a CDS encoding ABC transporter ATP-binding protein, which codes for MTGGAEAVRSGIRFDGVSVAYGGNVVLDRLDLTVEPGEVMALLGPSGSGKTTALRAVAGFVRPAAGRVFIGDRDVTALPPHKRGIGMVVQQYALFPHLRVQDNVAFGLKAQKADKAGIPGRVAEALELVGMGDYARRYPRELSGGQQQRVAIARALAIRPGVLLLDEPLSALDAQLRSGMLTELARLHRELPDVSILYVTHDQVEALTLADRIAVMDKARLQDCGTPQELYRRPRTEFTASFVGNANLLPVTVAEAADTVDFAGHALAVPTGSVAGGVTATLCVRPHLVGLGDGPNALTGTISEVQWRGSTHRLYVDVDGHRIKADLRELRETPALGDKATLHFAADDGVLLPAGAGVSHG